The Lineus longissimus chromosome 6, tnLinLong1.2, whole genome shotgun sequence sequence tttattattagaatttttttaatgtctgggatcttgtttttttaaccctcaacatatttcatgagtatcaagcatgttttcaaaccttgatatatggcctttaagcagAGCGCAGCACCCCGCCCTTTCTCCCTTTCGTCTTATTCCCCTGCGTTTTCACAAGAGGCGAATGCATTTCGCTTTAAAGCAGGGCTTTAAAGCAGCCCTTCGAAATGCATTTCGCTTTAAAGCAGCGCTTTAAAGCAGCCCGTCTTTTTTAGGGTATGCTTTTTCTGCCCTGCCTTTTTAGATTTCTAGCTGCAACACAATCAGAAATATTTGTGACCCGGGCATCCAGATGGGAATGCCCTCCCCCCTTACAAATGGATGAGTATTCAAACCGGCCTAGGAAATCTTGCCGCTTCACTTAAATAAACAAGTTATGACTTCTTAGTAGAAGATATTCTGTTTTCTGAAATACTCGGTCACTGATAAAGAACCTACATCATTGCGTCAAAGACAGCAAGCCTTCTTTGCATTTAGTACAACGTTCACGAAGCAGAACTGGTGCATAGAAAACTTGCCAACTCCTGCATTCCGCCAAAATTATGTGCAGCGTAACTGCTGACTGGCAAAGTTGTTCTGTTGGGAAAGTTGAAGAACCCCCAAAAATGGAATGAAATCAATGACGGATAAGCTGAGAGGACGGACAATCCAATGCTCGATAAATGGCCAGCAGAAGCCCCTGGGAGTCAAGCGTAAATGCCAGTCTTTCCATGGCGGAATGTTTCTCCAAATGGTGGTGCTGCAATATATGTGAGCCCCTGGTGCCCAAAAACTTTTGGTAGATTGGACTCATTAGCTGAAAATATTGTAGTtcatctcgggggggggggaaacttataatcatcatcatcatcattataaacaGCCTCGCAACCCTATCTGATTTTTGTGAGGAAGTATGGAGTCCACtttaggctactgtccaccttatgtgggatcttttacttgtccaGGTATCAACTCTAAGGGACAAGGCACCACAGGTTTTAGTCTCATCGACAGACCctcgaatattcataggttgcatTGTGGAAAACAAGGATTTTAGTTCTTTGAAAGGCGGCTGTTTCATCTAGGCATGCAATCCTGAGTTCTCCCCAGGATTGAACTCCAGGCCTATTGCATGTTAGCCAGCAGTGTTTACCACTAGGCTGGGTGACTCCTGTTCTCAACCTAAGGCTGATGCATTTGATCAACCTTGAAGTATCCTGGAGGAGCTCTTGTTGAAAATTTGTGCAGTAAACGTTTAAGTCCACCGAAATTAAAGCAGGGTGGAGCCCTTCTGATGTGGTCAAAAATCGAGACCATATGCAAATTTGTATCGGGAAAGAGGGTACCCAGTGGCAACTGACAAGCAAACAAGAGGCACCTACCGGGGCAAGAACATTACTGTGCTCTATTTGTAACTCTTTTGCTTAAGGCTGTAGAAATAATGAGAAGCCATtaggaaaacaccatgcctatttCAAAATTCCGAAGCCCAcacacaaaattcaaatttgaacttAGAAACCTGGCCTTTTAAATATCCCACTTCAATTGATACGCCAACAGAGTACAAATGTGACAACAAGGCCCCCCCCCTCAATTCCAGCCCTCACACGACAGGAATGATGTTTTCCTAATGAGAGGAGTATTATTCATAAAAAAATAGAATATAAAGCTTACCCACTGTTAGCggcggcagcagcagcagcggcAGCAGCAGCAACGGAGACTGGCTGGACCTGTGGAGGCTGTGGCGGGGGTGGCTGGACCACGACTGGTTTGGCCACGACTGGAGCTggtttttgttttgtaatgACGGTGACTGAAGCGTTGGATGATGACGACGTCGAGCCCTTTTTTATCACCACGTTGCCATTTTGTATGGGATTATCTGGAAATTTTACCAACAATCTCTGACCAGCACATTCCATGCCCTGCAAAGAATGAAAACCACCAATTACAAAGAAAGTACAGACAGACTATTTGACACATCGTGGGCTCAGGGTTTAGTTGGATctgcatttttgtcaaaattgattttatcaTCTTAAATCAATGCACATTTAATGACCTATAATTACAACTTTAAATTGTACTTGTAGCTGTACCGGTTGATACgtaatacacaaaaacactccTCAAAACAACTGCACTTCCATTGGGTTTTGAATCTTCAATGGTGTTCTTCTCAGAACTACCAAGATGTCAGATACAACTAGCTGACCCTGAGTCCACGACATGGCAAAATTGGGACATCTGTCACGTAGCACGGAATTGCAAATATTGTTCCATATATTCAGCAATTTTCAAAACCCCAAGAGATGACCATTATTGACGTCTTCTCGACAACACGAGGCTCAGATAATCAGAATGATGTTTCTGGCGAATCATACATCGACCAAaccttaaaggcctatgccgttcgttaaaaattttgaatttgtaattgaatttaaaaatgtccaattgcgaaaatacaatACTAAATTATAAATGTCAACACTGCCGTTGtgtgatatacaaatactataaataccaagtttcaacaaatttgtattcacaataactgcactacggcatcatgtattagtggatttctatttaactgggccacaagtaattacgaataTTCTTACGTAGAGACATGCACTGCAGCTGATTGTAGTAGTCTATCCTGTACAAAATTATATTTCATAGActgaagcccccccccccccgcaaacaCAAGCAATCTAAATCATTGCTACCTGCATTTTTAAATCGCATGCAACGAAAATTGCGCTTTTGCAGTGGTTATTACAGGCATCCATGACAAGAATCAACGATCGCAGCCACCGGCAATTGTATCAAACTCAGTGATTACTGGTTTTATCCACAAACAAGAGATATTAAAGTTGCACATGACAGCATTTATAATCATGGGTAGCagtgatttaaattgcttgtttgggCGGCGATTTAGTGTTTCAACAGATGGACTTAATATGAGACAGAAGATAAACCTTGACAAGGAGAAAGAATATATCTGATTATCTTAAAGACTTCAGCAGCGACGGAAATCGACCAAATCTTCTTACCTGTAAGGTATGCATTGCTCTGCCAGCCGATTCTTTAGATTTAAAATTTACGAATGCACAGTATTTTTCTGGTAGACAACGGACGCTAGTCACAGCGCCAAATCTGAAAGTTGAATAATGTCAAAAGGTGAGCAGCTGATGAAGACATTTGCAGTGAAGTTTTCATGACTGGGTTGAGAACTTAAGCACCATCTACGAATACTCTCCAGAAGAAACCTTCAGTTATTGCCCTCTctaatatttgaatatttaaGTTTTGATTTCATTTACAGCTCTCTTTCATGGAAAGGCCACATCTCAAGAGTTTACCGGGGGATTTTAAGCAGCCGCTACTGAGAGCTGATTTTATCTCTAAACTCGAACAAGAAAGCCTTAGAAGTGCGTCAGACGGGATTTGAACCTACAACCTTTTGGTTAGGAGGCCGGCGCCCTAACCACTAGACACTATACCACTGTGCCACTATACCACTGTCATGGAAAGGCCACATCTCAAGAGTTTACCGGGGGATTTTAAGCAGCCGCTACTGAGAGCTGATTTTATCTCTAAACTCGAACAAGAAAGCCTTAGAAGTGCGTCAGACGGGATTTGAACCTACAACCTTTTGGTTAGGAGGCCGGCGCCCTAACCACTAGACACTATACCACTGTGCACCAAATCCAATAAGGAAGTAATCACACTACAAATGGAAGTCAAGACCAGACTTAGAAGGTGCTCGTGTTATCAGCCAACTTTTTGCGCCACTCCGACAGACCGAGGACAGCACTCAGTGCCAGAGTCACTTGCATGAAGTTCACATTAAATATCTGTTAGGGTGCATTCTTTATTTCAAATCACTTACTTTGCGAACATTTGTGTCAGCTTCTTTTCTGAAACCTCGGGTAAAACATTTCCCACCCACAAAGCTGTCAAGCCCTCAGGGTTTCCTGGGCTGAAAGGGAGAACAAGTGAATTAATAATAAACATGTAGGACTAGGATATATGCAGGGCAGCTTGTCCAGCCTAGACTTTGTTTTGATGTGACCTACATTGCAGGCCATTTCAACTTCTCAACTCAGCCTGTTGCTGAAGATCTCGCATGTAAAATTAAACCTGCAAAAAATGTGCTACAAATCCAACTCACTTTTAGAGATAGATTATAAGTGTCATATTTATCCCTTATAAGGTAGGTTTTGAGGCTGAAATAGattagtttttattcatttgcCATGTGTTCGGTGCTTTGAATTTGATTGGGAATTTAGATGCCAgggtccggttgttcaaaagcacaaagtgacgttatccctaacggttatgttaagtatccttaaggacgttatctcattgaaattttcacattAAGTCTTAACGCTTCCATTATAAAAGCtaatgttgttttgaacaactcagccctgacTGCTAAGGTCAGCAGCCTGGCACCCCCTGGGCAGTCTGGCTCACTAGGACGGTCGGCTTGGTACCCTGACAACCTCCTTACTCAGTAGTTGAAAAGCCCTGGCATTGACAGAACCAGGATTATAAACATGCACTGGTAAATATATTACACGCAACAACTATTTGATTTAAAATCAACTGGTATGTTAATAGTCCTACAGGATAACATCGAAGTGATAGTCCATTGAGTTGAGGTCACAACAAAGATGTGCATACAGAAGAACATTCAAATAGAAGTGTTATCACCTGAAACAGCaacctgaggaaatcaggggttaatgttcccttctccggccctgcacacaaacccttgagacattcgccctcatttggtgaagtacagaTGTATCCCTTATCAGGGATGTATCAACCTCGGTTCTAATACCGTATTTCTATGATTTGTATGAACGAAAACCGCACTCACAACTCTCAGAATCGAGGTTGCAGTGCGCACCTCGAGGGAGACAGTGCTCTTTCTATTTGTCAGCATGATCAATGTgagtcattctccaaagcagcgataacatTGAAGCATAGTGTAGGACCGCCTAACCACACTACTATCCACTGCGCCGGAGAATGAATGCGAGTTTAGATATCATTTTTTAAATTCCTAGACACAATGCTAATGTAAGCAACGCTCTGATTGAGCGCACTTACTTCAACGCtggtacttcaccaaatgaagGCGAatatctcaggggtttgtgtgcagggctggagaagcaaacattaacccccgatttcttCAGGATGCAGAAATAGTGAAAGATTTCTTCAACTCCTCATCAATATTTGGGTAGTGATTGCCTGCCAATTCAGAGCACATCAGCTATGAAAACTTCATAGCAAAGACTGTCTACGATTGAAAGAGATTTTCAAACCCTCATTTGGCCTTCAAACCGATGAGCTAGACCCTATTGCCAAAAGGTTACGGCAATAGCTAGCGGTTTCATCAAATAGAGAACTGTTTGtgggtgaaattgacatgggccAGAAATCTGCTGTGTATCAAACTGCTAATGGCTACCGCCTACCAGTATTACAGTCAGTACCTCATTCACTACCAtgctatagaggttcttcataAATGTCACGAtgtgacgttttgacggccacctgccaatgcatttccttaacgtcgtgaccacgtgtgacggccaatatggcagtgcaaaacaattggtaacgtcatcatgtgacgtcagtgaagaacatCTATAAACATGATAACTGAGGTTTTTCTCTATGAGCCAATCAgcatttgaaatgtaatattAAGGTTCTTATAAGCTTATAGTGCCTTTTCAGgtttccctgctcaaagcgAATTTGGGATACCATGTCACCCCAGAAGTCAatcgggggtttcaaggagcaacctgaaggtgctcacttgaactcgaccagttgGAGAACCAAGTAGTGACtccgccggggttcgaacccacgaactcctgatcatgaggccaacgctaccgctgcccctgtACAGTCTAGCTTTCCAGCATATCTAGCCTTGGGCACACTTTTTCATGAAAGCAATATTTTGGTAAAAACCATTCATTAAGACAACCAATTTTTTTGGGTTCATGGGAATGACAACACTCAGTTTTAATTCAACTGAAAAAACCCTGGCTAGGGGATGTGGACAACTGTCGGTGACTGAAGCCAACCTAGGTCTCCAGCTAAACTTGTCAGTTATGTCACATCCATGCACCTAAGAAATTAACATAAGTCATTACACAATAAGAAGGGTCACAGGAATCATACCGATTTTGACATAGGTACAACAAGGAGTGCATGGTCTCTGATAGATTCTCATATCGATCCTTTTACAAGACAGGTGCAGTTGTTGAGTTGACAATGACTATTTTACCTAGGATTAAGAAGGGGACAACTGCCTTTCAATTTTCGTCCTTTGACCCTGCGAGATAGTATGGCATAAAAGGGTCAGAACATGATAAACATTTTTAGGCCAACTTGCAAAATAATGCGTCATGTAAAAAGATTATGCTCATCTGAATGTTCCACAAAGACGGTAGGAAGACAATGGGATTCTGAGACCTAAATCTAATTCATGAGTGAGTGGATGAAACTAGAAGATGCCGTTTCAAGAAATAGCATTAGACCTAGTACCATATCATAAATGAATAATGGAAAAAATAACACACATCAGGaatgatttcaaaatgcattCAAAGGAACAAAGGAAACCTATGTAATTGAACTTTGTCAAAAACTTTTCTTTATTCGGAGACAGATTGCAACCAATCTCCCGGCACGGTGACAAGCTTATTGCCCATTGCTTctaaaattgattttttccCATAAAGTTTTCAAGAGACTTTCTTGACTAACTCAAGAGGTGAAGTATTTCACTTACTCCATTTTTGTATCTGATGTTCCCGCGGCCGGTATTGGATGAAGGTGTTGGTGTTGTAAGATTGGTGAAGGAGTTGGTTCATTAAAATCGTCATCGTCCGACAGAAACGCATCTGCTTGTAAAGAATTTTCCGCGACGCCAGCCAACAAGGAATCCAGTGCTGCCTGGACAGTGCCGTACTGTCGTATAGCTGACTCGGCCTGTTTTTGTGAAAACCCCATTTCCTGTAAATTAGAAAAGTTGTCGTCAAGCAACTGTGCAAACAAAGCATTAAAATTCACGTTGAGGCACTGCTGATTTTGGTATCACAGGCAAAAAATCAACTTGCACAAAGTATTCCAATGGATTCCTGAAATAACGGAGCAGCCACACTGGCAGTACAGGgcgtttcaaaaaaaggaaaccgagattaatctGTTAGTTTCTTGGCCATAGCTAAATATATCTATTACgtagtagccagcagtgttaaccactaggctatgaggctcgtAGCTTTTTACAACACTAGTCACTAATAGAGGTTTCATCATCAATTTAGGGAGGTCAGTAGAACGctaggctcataatcaggaggatGAGTGTTTGACTCTTGAAAGGATCATCGCTGTTTCATCactgtgtccttgggcaagacacctaAACCTACATTGCTTCATCGACCCAGGAATACACCGGTACCAGTTTTGACTGGGAAGTTAATCTGCGATATACcggccagcatcctgtccaggggcAGCGTTACTCGAAATCGCTTTATGCTACAGCACATCCGGGGTAAGCAGTGATCTGATGAACCCTTCGTGACTAGGGCTGCTACTCAGCAGACTGCTTCTGACCAGAGAAATACTCACCGTAAGTTTATGAGTTCTAACTCGTATCAACTCCTGCATCGCATCTTCACAGTTTCTATCTAATTTTAATACTTGCATGAACGCCTGCTCAGCATCTGCATataactgaaataaagaaatggGAACTCATTTTAGCATTTCTTTGGATTCATCTTTTCTATAAGAAGGCTGCCAACCCTCAAGTCCAGCAATGTGTATCCTTGGCAAAAAAGTGTATTCCACTACCAGCCACAGAAAGTGTACTAACAAGgggtttttgatgatttttatatagcatgaatttgaaatatttcccCGAGTAAAACTAAAAGCAAAAACAGGCCTAAGGAAAGTTTAAATGGCCTAAATAGGCCTGGCAATGTGTAGCAACTACCCCCGAGGCGTATTGGGAGTAGGCAGCTCTGAATAATGTTTAATTTCGAAGCTTTTAACGTCtaaaacaacattttaaaaagataTCTAAAACAGGAAGCCATTGAACACAATTTCTAGAACCAGTTAGTCCAGTACAAAGTAAGTATTTCAGCTTTAAAGCGTATTTCCTACGACAAGTACAAAGCCTTTCCCTCGGCTCAGTGGATATAAATAAAGCATCATCAAGTCTTACGCAAGTTACTGAATAGAACCCTATTGCGGAcactattgtccacatgttcagcaggccaatctgcgccagacttatgaataggaaatgagacggttcattttcacctcctcagaaaatgtaaaaagtaggctgaatcgtTAGTGTGCGAAATGTCATTTTTAATCTTCTGGTCTTCTCCAGCACAAATGCTAAAATACAATGGCAAGTTAAATTATGAGTAGAAGGAATAAACTGTCCCGTCCCTTCATGGCGACACATACAAAGCTATCTAACTTTCCGGTCTACACAACTCACTTTTAATCCAGCAAAAGCTCGACCTTTTCTAAAATGTCCTTTTGGCCAATCAGGTGATAAACTTATGGCTTTTTCCGCATCACGCAAGGCTCTGGAAAAgaggtttttttaaatgaaagaaCAAGAGACAGGTTGTCTAGTTACATGTAGTGCTACTCACCCTGATTTTTTGGGGGTACCAAATAAACAGGTCACTGTTGTGAAACAGCGTAGAGTTTCCCTTGTGCTGCAACTACCAGCATTGCGTCAATCCCTCAGCAATTTTTTGGGGGTAACCTTCTCATCATGACGTCATAATTCAATATCGTAACCACGGTGAATCTTTTATCATCCCAGACAATTTTCTAAACTGGTGAATtccatgtacagtggaacctctctaagcagacacctcgactctattaaggacacccggTATATCGCATGTTAACTTCCCAGTCAAAACTGGTACCGgtggacactggttttggtcccaaaccggtcgttttcattcaaattgacctctacaatcaggacacctccctaataaggacagcatacGTCAGTCTcaagggtatccttaatagagaggttctactgtactacctAAATGCTGTTGCCCATCCACTACTACAAACCCCTTTTTAAGTGTAATTTGGATTAATCTACAGATTCCTAAAACAATTGATTCGGAAATTTAAACTGTATGTAGGAAACAACTAATGAGATGCAGGACGATGAAAAAATCTGGCACTGAGATCAAGTAAGCAACTTACTTTTCATATTGTAACACCCTATCGTAACAGTACGATCGATTTCCAAAGAACCGAAAATCACTCCCATCCAACTTGATTGCCTCCGTGAAAAGATCTATTGCTTCATTGTAATGGCCAAGGTTCGCCATCTCGTTCCCTCGAACTGAAATCAAACGGACCCAGTTAGGCAAACAACTTGTATTTGTAAGGATCAATGATGCAAGCCCACGTGAGGCAATGGCTTAAAGTTTAGAAAGCGAGGATGTCTAACTGTGTTGAGGCCTGGGAGTCACTTTCCAAAACATgtgtagagcatccttgtaccaaaAATTGCGTGAAAGGGGGTGTTTTTTCCGGATGGGAGTGCGAGACCCGTGCGGGGCACAGAGACCCCCTGATTTCTGTCAGACCCCACAAGAGGCCCAAGAGCTTAAAAAACATTCTGGATAGGACCTGGAGGGTGAGGttctatgaaatttgaaattagccaGTGGATGCACTATCAAAAGCCAAAGACATTTATACGAACAGCTTTTATCAGCCATTACTTATATGTTGATCATTATGATTCTGAGCTTATGGATTTGATTCTGCAGATTCTGCAGCGGTGTTCTCCACAGCCTTTGAGTTTAgagagaggggggggggtaatctCAATATTTCTGTTTTCGCCGCATTTTCGCGTGCACTGGGCAATTGTTCTTGAATTCTTGTTTAGAAGGTCATGTATTGAAGATTTCAAGGACTTCAACCTTAAGCATTTAAAAGGCGTAGCATTTAATTTTAAGGTGGATAAAACGTATTAGGAGGCCATTTTCAAAAAAGGGGCGGCCATTTTTAAAGAGGGCGAAAATCAGACTCCCTGGGCGTAAGGGGGGCGGGTGTCCCTTTTTTAAAAGGTGCAGAGAACACTGCTACAGACTAAGGAGTAGTTTAGTTTACGTCAATCTACACACATGCATACAAAAAATTTACTTTGTTACCTTAGtaactaaaatgaaaaaaaatctgtttggttttgagcTGAAGACCAATCAAAActgaacttcaaagaaatccaacctgTAGTTTGCCCACCAGAGCCCCAAACATTGTGGATATAACATGAATGGACTATAGACACCCTGCGAAAATAtatttctgccattttgaaacgacccttttcacaggcaacgttagtttaccatggcatacacgcttattcaagcaattacTCGAAGTTGTCCAtccctttcaatgttcatgttattttgaatgcttttggtgatgatttgatttacaacatgacttttatgtcatggtaaacgtACGCTGCCTGTCAAAATGTGCCtgcaaaatggccgaaatttattttcgcatacggtcTCTAATAGCAACTTACTCGCTAGCTGTCTACTTCGTAGAACTAATGGATCCAAGTCTTCAGCGTCGTCTACGTTTTTCGACGAACCTTGTAAACTTTGTGACGAATTTTGTTGTTTatcttttttatcttttttactGCCCGTCGGCAGCACCTCGACCccctttttctttttattgaCTACTTTTGTAAAGAACGCAGCACTCGGGTCAAAGTCCGCTTCCTCAGCAGACCCCGTTTTATCTTTTCTGAAACACAAACAAAAAATGATTTAGAAATAAATTCAAAGAAACACATGTCACATATTTGATGCACAAATACTGTATTTATAACAGCAGTCACAAGGGTAAACAATCAATCATTTACATTGATCAGACTTAgatgttttttttccaaacaTCACTGCCAGAGATGACTTGTGTTCTGTATTCTGCGCTGTTGGCAATAGTACCACCAGCTGCAAGTGCAATCAAACCATCAACGGCATCATCTGGTGTAAACCACATAATTTTTGCACCTTCTTGTTTTtgtgatttgcaaaaatttcaaaGAAGAAACTCTGAGTACTACAGCTGAGTTCATATTCTGTTGAGAATCAGTGCAGATTGTAAACCCAGTGCCTAAGTGGTGCTGCTTGATCAAATGCCTGATTTTGATACTGCAGTAGACAAACAGAATGGAATTACGGAAgatactgtagaacagaaaaattttgcgtgcagaatattttcgcgaattccGCGAATAGGTTTTGCtcgtgaaaatattctgccACGAAAATACTGCTTGTCAGCAAGAATTCTATGTCATTATTGCCATGTTATGTTTTCACAGAGGCATTGCATCCATCTATAGGCCCTATGTCGATCTCGGCTAGTACACCATTTATAGGTGATTAAAGTGATCACGTATACCATGAACAATACACCTGACAAGAATCATCGGTAACTagaaatttgatagcccccacgggcccaacacagtacacgtatggaggattgaagtctattccgtttcgcggatgatctatttccggacaaacacgctcgcgctttctcaaaatcacacgctcaataacatttaaacagcaccctaaccttttcagatgggcattaaaggctattcctttattttattcctacattcaaccgtcgttctttgctcaaaatactcgacagcagctcaccacttcggcaaagagataccgccgccatgatgcatgaggatatgacgtcaccattacggggcttATATGCTGatgtacgtgtgattgacagaatcgcgTCGGAGATTTGAaggcaaatcagaaaatcg is a genomic window containing:
- the LOC135488907 gene encoding nucleolin-like isoform X1 produces the protein MKLSAEEAYEILELPYGTDGDSVRSNYKRLALLWHPDKHQNSPDATKKFQLISAAYKRLTSEQYEESDEDEIVMSMSDMFDLFQQIFFAKAMANAYNGYDIEDDDDDDDDYDDDDDDDDDDIHVDYVKMLTGQMKLKQDYRKPRPDLGQMNKRLTPEEIKKNAEELVEEEEKEKRKAEKRRAKKKRRREKKKLEKIAADQEKKDDLKSNSQKKDQSNDKERGKGGLKKSNKNKKDKTGSAEEADFDPSAAFFTKVVNKKKKGVEVLPTGSKKDKKDKQQNSSQSLQGSSKNVDDAEDLDPLVLRSRQLAIRGNEMANLGHYNEAIDLFTEAIKLDGSDFRFFGNRSYCYDRVLQYEKALRDAEKAISLSPDWPKGHFRKGRAFAGLKLYADAEQAFMQVLKLDRNCEDAMQELIRVRTHKLTEMGFSQKQAESAIRQYGTVQAALDSLLAGVAENSLQADAFLSDDDDFNEPTPSPILQHQHLHPIPAAGTSDTKMDPGNPEGLTALWVGNVLPEVSEKKLTQMFAKFGAVTSVRCLPEKYCAFVNFKSKESAGRAMHTLQGMECAGQRLLVKFPDNPIQNGNVVIKKGSTSSSSNASVTVITKQKPAPVVAKPVVVQPPPPQPPQVQPVSVAAAAAAAAAAANSGVRNTPKQTGPVNGDECYFWRTTGCNYGDKCHYKHLPTHKGIDRKPWQAVK
- the LOC135488907 gene encoding nucleolin-like isoform X2, which encodes MKLSAEEAYEILELPYGTDGDSVRSNYKRLALLWHPDKHQNSPDATKKFQLISAAYKRLTSEQYEESDEDEIVMSMSDMFDLFQQIFFAKAMANAYNGYDIEDDDDDDDDYDDDDDDDDDDIHVDYVKMLTGQMKLKQDYRKPRPDLGQMNKRLTPEEIKKNAEELVEEEEKEKRKAEKRRAKKKRRREKKKLEKIAADQEKKDDLKSNSQKKDQSNDKERGKGGLKKSNKNKKDKTGSAEEADFDPSAAFFTKVVNKKKKGVEVLPTGSKKDKKDKQQNSSQSLQGSSKNVDDAEDLDPLVLRSRQLAIRGNEMANLGHYNEAIDLFTEAIKLDGSDFRFFGNRSYCYDRVLQYEKALRDAEKAISLSPDWPKGHFRKGRAFAGLKLYADAEQAFMQVLKLDRNCEDAMQELIRVRTHKLTEMGFSQKQAESAIRQYGTVQAALDSLLAGVAENSLQADAFLSDDDDFNEPTPSPILQHQHLHPIPAAGTSDTKMDPGNPEGLTALWVGNVLPEVSEKKLTQMFAKFGAVTSVRCLPEKYCAFVNFKSKESAGRAMHTLQGMECAGQRLLVKFPDNPIQNGNVVIKKGSTSSSSNASVTVITKQKPAPVVAKPVVVQPPPPQPPQVQPVSVAAAAAAAAAAANRYGILRNKRAR